Proteins from a genomic interval of Channa argus isolate prfri chromosome 11, Channa argus male v1.0, whole genome shotgun sequence:
- the rnf34a gene encoding E3 ubiquitin-protein ligase RNF34a isoform X9 — protein MKAGASSMWASCCGLLNEVMGTGAVRGQQPGFGASAGPFRFAPSAGYSTYPPSSSGSPSLVCKACGQAFSVFRRKYSCCDCKKSFCSLCSVLQENLRICATCHLLKATAFQRPRLMRLRVKDLRQYLFLRNIPTDTCREKEDLVDLVLCHQGIEEEEDPDTGSLHSHSMYTPTPSTTQSASELSAFVISQEEHLSRSDSSDTNQDIGDATSVSLLNLDPNEHTPEVSPQTRCRARASLSDISSLRDIEGLSVRQLKEILARNFVNFSGCCEKWELVERVSRLYRETEENRKSLENVSGTVTTVVAFPTPICNGAIGDGEKGPLTIHDDNLCRICMDAAIDCVLLECGHMVTCTKCGKRMNECPICRQYVVRAVHVFKS, from the exons ATGAAG GCAGGGGCCTCCTCCATGTGGGCTTCATGCTGTGGTCTGCTAAATGAAGTCATGGGTACTGGGGCCGTCAGAGGCCAGCAGCCAGGGTTTGGGGCCAGTGCTGGACCCTTCAGATTTGCCCCAAGTGCGGGGTACTCTACATATCCACCCTCTAGCTCAGGGAGTCCAAGTCTTGTATGCAAAGCCTGTGGCCAAGCTTTCTCAGTCTTCAGAAGGAAG TATAGTTGCTGCGACTGCAAGAAGAGTTTCTGCTCGCTGTGCTCTGTGCTTCAGGAGAATCTTCGCATTTGTGCCACATGTCATTTGCTGAAAGCAACAGCCTTTCAGCGACCACGGCTAATGCGTCTACGAGTAAAGGACCTGCGTCAGTACTTGTTCCTTCGTAACATCCCCACTGATACGTGCAGGGAAAAGGAAGACCTTGTGGACTTAGTGCTCTGTCATCAGGGTattgaggaagaggaggatccTGACACTGGCAGTCTCCACTCGCATTCCATGTATACGCCTACCCCTTCTACCACCCAGTCTGCCTCTGAGCTGTCTGCTTTTGTCATCTCCCAGGAGGAACATCTGAGCAGAAGTGATAGCTCTGATACCAACCAG GATATAGGTGATGCCACATCGGTGTCTCTCCTCAACTTGGACCCCAATGAACACACTCCTGAG GTGAGTCCTCAGACGCGATGTCGGGCCAGAGCATCTCTCTCAGACATCTCCAGCTTGAGAGACATTGAAGGTCTGTCTGTTAGACAGCTAAAGGAAATACTGGCCAGGAACTTTGTCAACTTTTCAGGATGCTGTGAGAAGTGGGAGTTGGTGGAGCGCGTCAGCAGACTGtacagagaaacagaggaaaacaggaaGTCAT tggaAAATGTAAGCGGTACTGTAACCACAG TGGTGGCCTTCCCCACTCCAATCTGCAATGGTGCCATCGGAG ATGGCGAGAAGGGCCCGCTTACGATCCACGATGATAACCTCTGCAGGATCTGCATGGACGCTGCGATCGACTGTGTTCTCCTGGAGTGTGGACACATGGTCACCTGCACCAAGTGTGGCAAGAGGATGAACGAGTGCCCGATCTGCAGGCAGTATGTTGTGAGGGCTGTGCACGTCTTCAAGTCCTAA
- the rnf34a gene encoding E3 ubiquitin-protein ligase RNF34a isoform X2, which yields MKAGASSMWASCCGLLNEVMGTGAVRGQQPGFGASAGPFRFAPSAGYSTYPPSSSGSPSLVCKACGQAFSVFRRKYSCCDCKKSFCSLCSVLQENLRICATCHLLKATAFQRPRLMRLRVKDLRQYLFLRNIPTDTCREKEDLVDLVLCHQGIEEEEDPDTGSLHSHSMYTPTPSTTQSASELSAFVISQEEHLSRSDSSDTNQDIGDATSVSLLNLDPNEHTPEVSPQTRCRARASLSDISSLRDIEGLSVRQLKEILARNFVNFSGCCEKWELVERVSRLYRETEENRKSLENVSGTVTTVVAFPTPICNGAIGEFPLSLSRADGEKGPLTIHDDNLCRICMDAAIDCVLLECGHMVTCTKCGKRMNECPICRQFDPSFSPVGRTKDHSVSHSSSKHICNLCLFPSVSFGFLAIFQHEECVALSHFQFCYTHNPSPSDLPISCSWHSVLLSIL from the exons ATGAAG GCAGGGGCCTCCTCCATGTGGGCTTCATGCTGTGGTCTGCTAAATGAAGTCATGGGTACTGGGGCCGTCAGAGGCCAGCAGCCAGGGTTTGGGGCCAGTGCTGGACCCTTCAGATTTGCCCCAAGTGCGGGGTACTCTACATATCCACCCTCTAGCTCAGGGAGTCCAAGTCTTGTATGCAAAGCCTGTGGCCAAGCTTTCTCAGTCTTCAGAAGGAAG TATAGTTGCTGCGACTGCAAGAAGAGTTTCTGCTCGCTGTGCTCTGTGCTTCAGGAGAATCTTCGCATTTGTGCCACATGTCATTTGCTGAAAGCAACAGCCTTTCAGCGACCACGGCTAATGCGTCTACGAGTAAAGGACCTGCGTCAGTACTTGTTCCTTCGTAACATCCCCACTGATACGTGCAGGGAAAAGGAAGACCTTGTGGACTTAGTGCTCTGTCATCAGGGTattgaggaagaggaggatccTGACACTGGCAGTCTCCACTCGCATTCCATGTATACGCCTACCCCTTCTACCACCCAGTCTGCCTCTGAGCTGTCTGCTTTTGTCATCTCCCAGGAGGAACATCTGAGCAGAAGTGATAGCTCTGATACCAACCAG GATATAGGTGATGCCACATCGGTGTCTCTCCTCAACTTGGACCCCAATGAACACACTCCTGAG GTGAGTCCTCAGACGCGATGTCGGGCCAGAGCATCTCTCTCAGACATCTCCAGCTTGAGAGACATTGAAGGTCTGTCTGTTAGACAGCTAAAGGAAATACTGGCCAGGAACTTTGTCAACTTTTCAGGATGCTGTGAGAAGTGGGAGTTGGTGGAGCGCGTCAGCAGACTGtacagagaaacagaggaaaacaggaaGTCAT tggaAAATGTAAGCGGTACTGTAACCACAG TGGTGGCCTTCCCCACTCCAATCTGCAATGGTGCCATCGGAG AgttccctctttctctgtctcgtGCAGATGGCGAGAAGGGCCCGCTTACGATCCACGATGATAACCTCTGCAGGATCTGCATGGACGCTGCGATCGACTGTGTTCTCCTGGAGTGTGGACACATGGTCACCTGCACCAAGTGTGGCAAGAGGATGAACGAGTGCCCGATCTGCAGGCA atTTGACCCTTCATTTTCACCAGTGGGTAGAACAAAGGATCATTCTGTGAGTCATTCCTCAAGTAAACATATCTGTAACCTGTGTTTATTCCCAAGTGTTTCTTTCGGTTTTCTTGCAATTTTTCAACACGAAGAATGTGTGGCACTCAGCCACTTCCAGTTTTGTTACACACACAACCCATCACCCTCAGATCTGCCTATAAGCTGTAGCTGGCATTCAGTTCTGCTGAGTATTCTCTAG
- the rnf34a gene encoding E3 ubiquitin-protein ligase RNF34a isoform X10, with protein MKAGASSMWASCCGLLNEVMGTGAVRGQQPGFGASAGPFRFAPSAGYSTYPPSSSGSPSLVCKACGQAFSVFRRKYSCCDCKKSFCSLCSVLQENLRICATCHLLKATAFQRPRLMRLRVKDLRQYLFLRNIPTDTCREKEDLVDLVLCHQGIEEEEDPDTGSLHSHSMYTPTPSTTQSASELSAFVISQEEHLSRSDSSDTNQDIGDATSVSLLNLDPNEHTPEVSPQTRCRARASLSDISSLRDIEGLSVRQLKEILARNFVNFSGCCEKWELVERVSRLYRETEENRKSLENVSGTVTTDGEKGPLTIHDDNLCRICMDAAIDCVLLECGHMVTCTKCGKRMNECPICRQYVVRAVHVFKS; from the exons ATGAAG GCAGGGGCCTCCTCCATGTGGGCTTCATGCTGTGGTCTGCTAAATGAAGTCATGGGTACTGGGGCCGTCAGAGGCCAGCAGCCAGGGTTTGGGGCCAGTGCTGGACCCTTCAGATTTGCCCCAAGTGCGGGGTACTCTACATATCCACCCTCTAGCTCAGGGAGTCCAAGTCTTGTATGCAAAGCCTGTGGCCAAGCTTTCTCAGTCTTCAGAAGGAAG TATAGTTGCTGCGACTGCAAGAAGAGTTTCTGCTCGCTGTGCTCTGTGCTTCAGGAGAATCTTCGCATTTGTGCCACATGTCATTTGCTGAAAGCAACAGCCTTTCAGCGACCACGGCTAATGCGTCTACGAGTAAAGGACCTGCGTCAGTACTTGTTCCTTCGTAACATCCCCACTGATACGTGCAGGGAAAAGGAAGACCTTGTGGACTTAGTGCTCTGTCATCAGGGTattgaggaagaggaggatccTGACACTGGCAGTCTCCACTCGCATTCCATGTATACGCCTACCCCTTCTACCACCCAGTCTGCCTCTGAGCTGTCTGCTTTTGTCATCTCCCAGGAGGAACATCTGAGCAGAAGTGATAGCTCTGATACCAACCAG GATATAGGTGATGCCACATCGGTGTCTCTCCTCAACTTGGACCCCAATGAACACACTCCTGAG GTGAGTCCTCAGACGCGATGTCGGGCCAGAGCATCTCTCTCAGACATCTCCAGCTTGAGAGACATTGAAGGTCTGTCTGTTAGACAGCTAAAGGAAATACTGGCCAGGAACTTTGTCAACTTTTCAGGATGCTGTGAGAAGTGGGAGTTGGTGGAGCGCGTCAGCAGACTGtacagagaaacagaggaaaacaggaaGTCAT tggaAAATGTAAGCGGTACTGTAACCACAG ATGGCGAGAAGGGCCCGCTTACGATCCACGATGATAACCTCTGCAGGATCTGCATGGACGCTGCGATCGACTGTGTTCTCCTGGAGTGTGGACACATGGTCACCTGCACCAAGTGTGGCAAGAGGATGAACGAGTGCCCGATCTGCAGGCAGTATGTTGTGAGGGCTGTGCACGTCTTCAAGTCCTAA
- the rnf34a gene encoding E3 ubiquitin-protein ligase RNF34a isoform X4: MWASCCGLLNEVMGTGAVRGQQPGFGASAGPFRFAPSAGYSTYPPSSSGSPSLVCKACGQAFSVFRRKYSCCDCKKSFCSLCSVLQENLRICATCHLLKATAFQRPRLMRLRVKDLRQYLFLRNIPTDTCREKEDLVDLVLCHQGIEEEEDPDTGSLHSHSMYTPTPSTTQSASELSAFVISQEEHLSRSDSSDTNQDIGDATSVSLLNLDPNEHTPEVSPQTRCRARASLSDISSLRDIEGLSVRQLKEILARNFVNFSGCCEKWELVERVSRLYRETEENRKSLENVSGTVTTVVAFPTPICNGAIGEFPLSLSRADGEKGPLTIHDDNLCRICMDAAIDCVLLECGHMVTCTKCGKRMNECPICRQFDPSFSPVGRTKDHSVSHSSSKHICNLCLFPSVSFGFLAIFQHEECVALSHFQFCYTHNPSPSDLPISCSWHSVLLSIL; the protein is encoded by the exons ATGTGGGCTTCATGCTGTGGTCTGCTAAATGAAGTCATGGGTACTGGGGCCGTCAGAGGCCAGCAGCCAGGGTTTGGGGCCAGTGCTGGACCCTTCAGATTTGCCCCAAGTGCGGGGTACTCTACATATCCACCCTCTAGCTCAGGGAGTCCAAGTCTTGTATGCAAAGCCTGTGGCCAAGCTTTCTCAGTCTTCAGAAGGAAG TATAGTTGCTGCGACTGCAAGAAGAGTTTCTGCTCGCTGTGCTCTGTGCTTCAGGAGAATCTTCGCATTTGTGCCACATGTCATTTGCTGAAAGCAACAGCCTTTCAGCGACCACGGCTAATGCGTCTACGAGTAAAGGACCTGCGTCAGTACTTGTTCCTTCGTAACATCCCCACTGATACGTGCAGGGAAAAGGAAGACCTTGTGGACTTAGTGCTCTGTCATCAGGGTattgaggaagaggaggatccTGACACTGGCAGTCTCCACTCGCATTCCATGTATACGCCTACCCCTTCTACCACCCAGTCTGCCTCTGAGCTGTCTGCTTTTGTCATCTCCCAGGAGGAACATCTGAGCAGAAGTGATAGCTCTGATACCAACCAG GATATAGGTGATGCCACATCGGTGTCTCTCCTCAACTTGGACCCCAATGAACACACTCCTGAG GTGAGTCCTCAGACGCGATGTCGGGCCAGAGCATCTCTCTCAGACATCTCCAGCTTGAGAGACATTGAAGGTCTGTCTGTTAGACAGCTAAAGGAAATACTGGCCAGGAACTTTGTCAACTTTTCAGGATGCTGTGAGAAGTGGGAGTTGGTGGAGCGCGTCAGCAGACTGtacagagaaacagaggaaaacaggaaGTCAT tggaAAATGTAAGCGGTACTGTAACCACAG TGGTGGCCTTCCCCACTCCAATCTGCAATGGTGCCATCGGAG AgttccctctttctctgtctcgtGCAGATGGCGAGAAGGGCCCGCTTACGATCCACGATGATAACCTCTGCAGGATCTGCATGGACGCTGCGATCGACTGTGTTCTCCTGGAGTGTGGACACATGGTCACCTGCACCAAGTGTGGCAAGAGGATGAACGAGTGCCCGATCTGCAGGCA atTTGACCCTTCATTTTCACCAGTGGGTAGAACAAAGGATCATTCTGTGAGTCATTCCTCAAGTAAACATATCTGTAACCTGTGTTTATTCCCAAGTGTTTCTTTCGGTTTTCTTGCAATTTTTCAACACGAAGAATGTGTGGCACTCAGCCACTTCCAGTTTTGTTACACACACAACCCATCACCCTCAGATCTGCCTATAAGCTGTAGCTGGCATTCAGTTCTGCTGAGTATTCTCTAG
- the rnf34a gene encoding E3 ubiquitin-protein ligase RNF34a isoform X7, translating into MKSWVLGPSEASSQGLGPVLDPSDLPQVRGTLHIHPLAQGVQVLYAKPVAKLSQSSEGRYELPSVSVPCETEHVNGSGKDLYSCCDCKKSFCSLCSVLQENLRICATCHLLKATAFQRPRLMRLRVKDLRQYLFLRNIPTDTCREKEDLVDLVLCHQGIEEEEDPDTGSLHSHSMYTPTPSTTQSASELSAFVISQEEHLSRSDSSDTNQDIGDATSVSLLNLDPNEHTPEVSPQTRCRARASLSDISSLRDIEGLSVRQLKEILARNFVNFSGCCEKWELVERVSRLYRETEENRKSLENVSGTVTTVVAFPTPICNGAIGEFPLSLSRADGEKGPLTIHDDNLCRICMDAAIDCVLLECGHMVTCTKCGKRMNECPICRQYVVRAVHVFKS; encoded by the exons ATGAAGTCATGGGTACTGGGGCCGTCAGAGGCCAGCAGCCAGGGTTTGGGGCCAGTGCTGGACCCTTCAGATTTGCCCCAAGTGCGGGGTACTCTACATATCCACCCTCTAGCTCAGGGAGTCCAAGTCTTGTATGCAAAGCCTGTGGCCAAGCTTTCTCAGTCTTCAGAAGGAAG ATATGAGTTGCCTTCTGTTTCTGTACCTTGTGAGACAGAGCACGTGAATGGAAGTGGGAAAGATCTG TATAGTTGCTGCGACTGCAAGAAGAGTTTCTGCTCGCTGTGCTCTGTGCTTCAGGAGAATCTTCGCATTTGTGCCACATGTCATTTGCTGAAAGCAACAGCCTTTCAGCGACCACGGCTAATGCGTCTACGAGTAAAGGACCTGCGTCAGTACTTGTTCCTTCGTAACATCCCCACTGATACGTGCAGGGAAAAGGAAGACCTTGTGGACTTAGTGCTCTGTCATCAGGGTattgaggaagaggaggatccTGACACTGGCAGTCTCCACTCGCATTCCATGTATACGCCTACCCCTTCTACCACCCAGTCTGCCTCTGAGCTGTCTGCTTTTGTCATCTCCCAGGAGGAACATCTGAGCAGAAGTGATAGCTCTGATACCAACCAG GATATAGGTGATGCCACATCGGTGTCTCTCCTCAACTTGGACCCCAATGAACACACTCCTGAG GTGAGTCCTCAGACGCGATGTCGGGCCAGAGCATCTCTCTCAGACATCTCCAGCTTGAGAGACATTGAAGGTCTGTCTGTTAGACAGCTAAAGGAAATACTGGCCAGGAACTTTGTCAACTTTTCAGGATGCTGTGAGAAGTGGGAGTTGGTGGAGCGCGTCAGCAGACTGtacagagaaacagaggaaaacaggaaGTCAT tggaAAATGTAAGCGGTACTGTAACCACAG TGGTGGCCTTCCCCACTCCAATCTGCAATGGTGCCATCGGAG AgttccctctttctctgtctcgtGCAGATGGCGAGAAGGGCCCGCTTACGATCCACGATGATAACCTCTGCAGGATCTGCATGGACGCTGCGATCGACTGTGTTCTCCTGGAGTGTGGACACATGGTCACCTGCACCAAGTGTGGCAAGAGGATGAACGAGTGCCCGATCTGCAGGCAGTATGTTGTGAGGGCTGTGCACGTCTTCAAGTCCTAA
- the rnf34a gene encoding E3 ubiquitin-protein ligase RNF34a isoform X8 yields MKSWVLGPSEASSQGLGPVLDPSDLPQVRGTLHIHPLAQGVQVLYAKPVAKLSQSSEGRYELPSVSVPCETEHVNGSGKDLYSCCDCKKSFCSLCSVLQENLRICATCHLLKATAFQRPRLMRLRVKDLRQYLFLRNIPTDTCREKEDLVDLVLCHQGIEEEEDPDTGSLHSHSMYTPTPSTTQSASELSAFVISQEEHLSRSDSSDTNQDIGDATSVSLLNLDPNEHTPEVSPQTRCRARASLSDISSLRDIEGLSVRQLKEILARNFVNFSGCCEKWELVERVSRLYRETEENRKSLENVSGTVTTVVAFPTPICNGAIGDGEKGPLTIHDDNLCRICMDAAIDCVLLECGHMVTCTKCGKRMNECPICRQYVVRAVHVFKS; encoded by the exons ATGAAGTCATGGGTACTGGGGCCGTCAGAGGCCAGCAGCCAGGGTTTGGGGCCAGTGCTGGACCCTTCAGATTTGCCCCAAGTGCGGGGTACTCTACATATCCACCCTCTAGCTCAGGGAGTCCAAGTCTTGTATGCAAAGCCTGTGGCCAAGCTTTCTCAGTCTTCAGAAGGAAG ATATGAGTTGCCTTCTGTTTCTGTACCTTGTGAGACAGAGCACGTGAATGGAAGTGGGAAAGATCTG TATAGTTGCTGCGACTGCAAGAAGAGTTTCTGCTCGCTGTGCTCTGTGCTTCAGGAGAATCTTCGCATTTGTGCCACATGTCATTTGCTGAAAGCAACAGCCTTTCAGCGACCACGGCTAATGCGTCTACGAGTAAAGGACCTGCGTCAGTACTTGTTCCTTCGTAACATCCCCACTGATACGTGCAGGGAAAAGGAAGACCTTGTGGACTTAGTGCTCTGTCATCAGGGTattgaggaagaggaggatccTGACACTGGCAGTCTCCACTCGCATTCCATGTATACGCCTACCCCTTCTACCACCCAGTCTGCCTCTGAGCTGTCTGCTTTTGTCATCTCCCAGGAGGAACATCTGAGCAGAAGTGATAGCTCTGATACCAACCAG GATATAGGTGATGCCACATCGGTGTCTCTCCTCAACTTGGACCCCAATGAACACACTCCTGAG GTGAGTCCTCAGACGCGATGTCGGGCCAGAGCATCTCTCTCAGACATCTCCAGCTTGAGAGACATTGAAGGTCTGTCTGTTAGACAGCTAAAGGAAATACTGGCCAGGAACTTTGTCAACTTTTCAGGATGCTGTGAGAAGTGGGAGTTGGTGGAGCGCGTCAGCAGACTGtacagagaaacagaggaaaacaggaaGTCAT tggaAAATGTAAGCGGTACTGTAACCACAG TGGTGGCCTTCCCCACTCCAATCTGCAATGGTGCCATCGGAG ATGGCGAGAAGGGCCCGCTTACGATCCACGATGATAACCTCTGCAGGATCTGCATGGACGCTGCGATCGACTGTGTTCTCCTGGAGTGTGGACACATGGTCACCTGCACCAAGTGTGGCAAGAGGATGAACGAGTGCCCGATCTGCAGGCAGTATGTTGTGAGGGCTGTGCACGTCTTCAAGTCCTAA
- the rnf34a gene encoding E3 ubiquitin-protein ligase RNF34a isoform X1, with protein MKSWVLGPSEASSQGLGPVLDPSDLPQVRGTLHIHPLAQGVQVLYAKPVAKLSQSSEGRYELPSVSVPCETEHVNGSGKDLYSCCDCKKSFCSLCSVLQENLRICATCHLLKATAFQRPRLMRLRVKDLRQYLFLRNIPTDTCREKEDLVDLVLCHQGIEEEEDPDTGSLHSHSMYTPTPSTTQSASELSAFVISQEEHLSRSDSSDTNQDIGDATSVSLLNLDPNEHTPEVSPQTRCRARASLSDISSLRDIEGLSVRQLKEILARNFVNFSGCCEKWELVERVSRLYRETEENRKSLENVSGTVTTVVAFPTPICNGAIGEFPLSLSRADGEKGPLTIHDDNLCRICMDAAIDCVLLECGHMVTCTKCGKRMNECPICRQFDPSFSPVGRTKDHSVSHSSSKHICNLCLFPSVSFGFLAIFQHEECVALSHFQFCYTHNPSPSDLPISCSWHSVLLSIL; from the exons ATGAAGTCATGGGTACTGGGGCCGTCAGAGGCCAGCAGCCAGGGTTTGGGGCCAGTGCTGGACCCTTCAGATTTGCCCCAAGTGCGGGGTACTCTACATATCCACCCTCTAGCTCAGGGAGTCCAAGTCTTGTATGCAAAGCCTGTGGCCAAGCTTTCTCAGTCTTCAGAAGGAAG ATATGAGTTGCCTTCTGTTTCTGTACCTTGTGAGACAGAGCACGTGAATGGAAGTGGGAAAGATCTG TATAGTTGCTGCGACTGCAAGAAGAGTTTCTGCTCGCTGTGCTCTGTGCTTCAGGAGAATCTTCGCATTTGTGCCACATGTCATTTGCTGAAAGCAACAGCCTTTCAGCGACCACGGCTAATGCGTCTACGAGTAAAGGACCTGCGTCAGTACTTGTTCCTTCGTAACATCCCCACTGATACGTGCAGGGAAAAGGAAGACCTTGTGGACTTAGTGCTCTGTCATCAGGGTattgaggaagaggaggatccTGACACTGGCAGTCTCCACTCGCATTCCATGTATACGCCTACCCCTTCTACCACCCAGTCTGCCTCTGAGCTGTCTGCTTTTGTCATCTCCCAGGAGGAACATCTGAGCAGAAGTGATAGCTCTGATACCAACCAG GATATAGGTGATGCCACATCGGTGTCTCTCCTCAACTTGGACCCCAATGAACACACTCCTGAG GTGAGTCCTCAGACGCGATGTCGGGCCAGAGCATCTCTCTCAGACATCTCCAGCTTGAGAGACATTGAAGGTCTGTCTGTTAGACAGCTAAAGGAAATACTGGCCAGGAACTTTGTCAACTTTTCAGGATGCTGTGAGAAGTGGGAGTTGGTGGAGCGCGTCAGCAGACTGtacagagaaacagaggaaaacaggaaGTCAT tggaAAATGTAAGCGGTACTGTAACCACAG TGGTGGCCTTCCCCACTCCAATCTGCAATGGTGCCATCGGAG AgttccctctttctctgtctcgtGCAGATGGCGAGAAGGGCCCGCTTACGATCCACGATGATAACCTCTGCAGGATCTGCATGGACGCTGCGATCGACTGTGTTCTCCTGGAGTGTGGACACATGGTCACCTGCACCAAGTGTGGCAAGAGGATGAACGAGTGCCCGATCTGCAGGCA atTTGACCCTTCATTTTCACCAGTGGGTAGAACAAAGGATCATTCTGTGAGTCATTCCTCAAGTAAACATATCTGTAACCTGTGTTTATTCCCAAGTGTTTCTTTCGGTTTTCTTGCAATTTTTCAACACGAAGAATGTGTGGCACTCAGCCACTTCCAGTTTTGTTACACACACAACCCATCACCCTCAGATCTGCCTATAAGCTGTAGCTGGCATTCAGTTCTGCTGAGTATTCTCTAG
- the rnf34a gene encoding E3 ubiquitin-protein ligase RNF34a isoform X6, translated as MKSWVLGPSEASSQGLGPVLDPSDLPQVRGTLHIHPLAQGVQVLYAKPVAKLSQSSEGSCCDCKKSFCSLCSVLQENLRICATCHLLKATAFQRPRLMRLRVKDLRQYLFLRNIPTDTCREKEDLVDLVLCHQGIEEEEDPDTGSLHSHSMYTPTPSTTQSASELSAFVISQEEHLSRSDSSDTNQDIGDATSVSLLNLDPNEHTPEVSPQTRCRARASLSDISSLRDIEGLSVRQLKEILARNFVNFSGCCEKWELVERVSRLYRETEENRKSLENVSGTVTTVVAFPTPICNGAIGEFPLSLSRADGEKGPLTIHDDNLCRICMDAAIDCVLLECGHMVTCTKCGKRMNECPICRQFDPSFSPVGRTKDHSVSHSSSKHICNLCLFPSVSFGFLAIFQHEECVALSHFQFCYTHNPSPSDLPISCSWHSVLLSIL; from the exons ATGAAGTCATGGGTACTGGGGCCGTCAGAGGCCAGCAGCCAGGGTTTGGGGCCAGTGCTGGACCCTTCAGATTTGCCCCAAGTGCGGGGTACTCTACATATCCACCCTCTAGCTCAGGGAGTCCAAGTCTTGTATGCAAAGCCTGTGGCCAAGCTTTCTCAGTCTTCAGAAGGAAG TTGCTGCGACTGCAAGAAGAGTTTCTGCTCGCTGTGCTCTGTGCTTCAGGAGAATCTTCGCATTTGTGCCACATGTCATTTGCTGAAAGCAACAGCCTTTCAGCGACCACGGCTAATGCGTCTACGAGTAAAGGACCTGCGTCAGTACTTGTTCCTTCGTAACATCCCCACTGATACGTGCAGGGAAAAGGAAGACCTTGTGGACTTAGTGCTCTGTCATCAGGGTattgaggaagaggaggatccTGACACTGGCAGTCTCCACTCGCATTCCATGTATACGCCTACCCCTTCTACCACCCAGTCTGCCTCTGAGCTGTCTGCTTTTGTCATCTCCCAGGAGGAACATCTGAGCAGAAGTGATAGCTCTGATACCAACCAG GATATAGGTGATGCCACATCGGTGTCTCTCCTCAACTTGGACCCCAATGAACACACTCCTGAG GTGAGTCCTCAGACGCGATGTCGGGCCAGAGCATCTCTCTCAGACATCTCCAGCTTGAGAGACATTGAAGGTCTGTCTGTTAGACAGCTAAAGGAAATACTGGCCAGGAACTTTGTCAACTTTTCAGGATGCTGTGAGAAGTGGGAGTTGGTGGAGCGCGTCAGCAGACTGtacagagaaacagaggaaaacaggaaGTCAT tggaAAATGTAAGCGGTACTGTAACCACAG TGGTGGCCTTCCCCACTCCAATCTGCAATGGTGCCATCGGAG AgttccctctttctctgtctcgtGCAGATGGCGAGAAGGGCCCGCTTACGATCCACGATGATAACCTCTGCAGGATCTGCATGGACGCTGCGATCGACTGTGTTCTCCTGGAGTGTGGACACATGGTCACCTGCACCAAGTGTGGCAAGAGGATGAACGAGTGCCCGATCTGCAGGCA atTTGACCCTTCATTTTCACCAGTGGGTAGAACAAAGGATCATTCTGTGAGTCATTCCTCAAGTAAACATATCTGTAACCTGTGTTTATTCCCAAGTGTTTCTTTCGGTTTTCTTGCAATTTTTCAACACGAAGAATGTGTGGCACTCAGCCACTTCCAGTTTTGTTACACACACAACCCATCACCCTCAGATCTGCCTATAAGCTGTAGCTGGCATTCAGTTCTGCTGAGTATTCTCTAG